Proteins encoded within one genomic window of Glycine soja cultivar W05 chromosome 1, ASM419377v2, whole genome shotgun sequence:
- the LOC114416113 gene encoding trihelix transcription factor GT-3b-like → MEGTHHLHHHHQGHQQQQQQRVLPQNMNVDVTDRFPQWSIQETKEFLVIREELDQTFMETKRNKQLWEVISNRMKEKGYHRSAEQCKCKWKNLVTRYKGFETMEQEATRQQFPFYNEFNAIFTARMQRMLWAEAEGGSKKNKATTQLSSDENEESTEAGSGRKKKKAKIGSRGGDNCSGSFNSLKEILEEFMRQQMQIDTQWMEAFEARENERRLKEMEWRQAMEVLENERIMMEERWREREEQRRIREEARAEKRDALITALLNKLERQGM, encoded by the exons ATGGAAGGTACTCATCATCTCCATCACCATCACCAAGGgcatcaacaacaacagcaacaaagGGTTCTTCCTCAGAATATGAACGTGGATGTGACCGATAGATTTCCTCAATGGAGCATCCAAGAAACAAAGGAGTTTCTGGTGATCCGTGAAGAGCTGGATCAGACTTTCATGGAGACTAAGAGGAACAAGCAGTTGTGGGAAGTGATATCTAACCGAATGAAGGAAAAGGGTTACCATAGAAGTGCAGAGCAGTGCAAGTGCAAGTGGAAAAACCTTGTTACCCGCTATAAG GGATTTGAAACAATGGAGCAAGAAGCGACGAGACAGCAATTCCCGTTTTACAATGAATTCAATGCGATTTTCACAGCAAGGATGCAGAGAATGCTGTGGGCAGAAGCTGAGGGTGGATCAAAGAAGAACAAGGCAACAACGCAGCTCTCATCGGACGAAAATGAAGAGAGTACTGAAGCCGGTAGCggcagaaagaagaagaaagcaaagatAGGTAGTAGGGGTGGTGATAACTGTAGTGGTAGTTTCAACAGTTTGAAGGAGATTTTGGAGGAGTTCATGAGGCAACAGATGCAAATAGATACACAATGGATGGAAGCGTTTGAGGCGAGGGAGAATGAGAGGAGGCTGAAGGAGATGGAATGGAGACAAGCCATGGAGGTGTTGGAGAATGAGAGGATAATGATGGAGGAAAGATGGAGAGAAAGGGAGGAACAAAGGAGGATTAGGGAAGAAGCTAGGGCTGAGAAGAGGGATGCACTAATCACAGCTTTGCTAAACAagctagagagacaaggaatGTAG